In one Streptomyces venezuelae genomic region, the following are encoded:
- a CDS encoding formimidoylglutamate deiminase: MTTESSTGTTYWLEHAWLGTNVEPGVAVDVEGDRITAVRKGVEAPPPGATVLRGLTLPGLANAHSHAFHRALRGTVQVGSGTFWTWREVMYSVADRLTPDTYHALARAVYAEMALAGITTVGEFHYLHHAPGGTPYTDPNAMGEALIRAAADAGVRITLLDTAYVASGLLDADRGKAPDRHQLRFSDGTTEAWAERASLLKDRPHARIGAAIHSVRAVPARQLATVAQWSSARTAPLHVHLSEQTAENDACMSAHGCTPTQLLADHGVLGPRTTGIHNTHLTEEDIALLGGSSTGTCMCPTTERDLADGIGPALRLQRAGSPLSLGSDSHAVIDILEEARAMELNERLRSHTRGHWTAAALLRAATADGHAALGWPDAGVIEPGALADLTTIALDSVRTAGPVPRLAAETAVFAATSADVRHTVVGGTHVVRDGEHALVPDVPSALTEAVGALRD; this comes from the coding sequence GTGACGACGGAGAGCTCGACGGGCACCACTTACTGGCTGGAGCATGCCTGGCTCGGCACGAACGTCGAGCCGGGCGTCGCGGTCGACGTGGAGGGCGACCGGATCACCGCCGTCCGCAAGGGCGTCGAGGCACCCCCGCCCGGGGCGACGGTCCTGCGCGGCCTGACGCTCCCGGGCCTCGCGAACGCCCACTCGCACGCCTTCCACCGCGCGCTGCGCGGCACCGTCCAGGTCGGTTCCGGCACGTTCTGGACGTGGCGCGAGGTCATGTACTCGGTGGCCGACCGCCTCACTCCCGACACGTACCACGCGCTGGCGCGAGCGGTGTACGCGGAGATGGCGCTGGCCGGCATCACGACGGTGGGCGAGTTCCACTACCTCCACCACGCACCCGGCGGCACGCCCTACACGGACCCGAACGCGATGGGCGAGGCGCTGATCCGGGCGGCGGCGGACGCGGGCGTACGCATCACGCTCCTGGACACGGCGTACGTGGCGTCGGGCCTCCTCGACGCGGACCGCGGCAAGGCGCCGGACCGCCACCAGCTGCGCTTCTCCGACGGTACGACGGAGGCGTGGGCGGAGCGGGCCTCGCTCCTCAAGGACCGCCCGCACGCCCGGATCGGTGCGGCGATCCACTCCGTGCGGGCGGTCCCGGCGCGGCAGCTGGCCACGGTGGCGCAGTGGTCGTCCGCCCGTACGGCCCCCCTGCACGTCCACCTCTCCGAGCAGACGGCGGAGAACGACGCGTGCATGTCGGCACACGGCTGCACGCCCACGCAACTCCTCGCGGACCACGGAGTCCTGGGCCCCCGCACGACGGGCATCCACAACACCCACCTCACGGAAGAGGACATCGCCCTGCTGGGCGGCTCCTCGACCGGCACCTGCATGTGCCCGACGACGGAACGCGACCTCGCGGACGGCATCGGCCCGGCGCTCCGCCTCCAGCGGGCGGGCAGCCCCCTCTCCCTGGGCAGCGACAGCCACGCGGTGATCGACATCCTGGAGGAGGCCCGCGCCATGGAGCTGAACGAACGCCTCCGCTCCCACACGCGCGGCCACTGGACGGCGGCGGCACTGCTCCGCGCGGCGACGGCGGACGGCCACGCGGCCCTGGGCTGGCCGGACGCGGGCGTCATCGAGCCGGGGGCTCTGGCGGACCTCACCACGATCGCCCTGGACTCGGTCCGCACGGCGGGCCCCGTCCCACGCCTGGCGGCGGAGACAGCGGTCTTCGCGGCGACGTCGGCGGACGTCCGCCACACGGTGGTGGGCGGCACCCACGTCGTACGCGACGGCGAACACGCGCTGGTCCCGGACGTACCGTCGGCGCTGACGGAGGCGGTGGGGGCGCTGAGAGATTGA
- the hutI gene encoding imidazolonepropionase, translated as MTTTLITNIASLVTNDPAQGDGTPLGLLTDAAVVLDGDTIAWVGPTSKAPSADESYDAAGRAAIPGFVDSHSHLVFAGDRTQEFNARMSGRAYEAGGIRTTVAATRAATDAALEANLTHYLEEALRQGTTTFETKSGYGLNTEDESRALRIAAKHTDEVTFLGAHIVSPDYAEDPAAYVDLVTGEMLDACAPHARWIDVFCEKGAFDGDQARAILTAGKAKGLHPRIHANQLSYGPGVQLAVELDAASADHCTHLTDADVDALANSSTVATLLPGAEFSTRAEWPDARRLLDAGATVALSTDCNPGSSFTSSVPFCIALAVRDMGMTPDEAIWSATAGGAAALRRTDVGRVTAGARADLALLNAPSHVHLAYRPGVPLVGEVWRKGVRVA; from the coding sequence ATGACCACCACCCTCATCACGAACATCGCATCCCTGGTCACCAACGACCCCGCGCAGGGAGACGGCACCCCCCTGGGCCTCCTGACGGACGCGGCCGTAGTCCTCGACGGCGACACGATCGCCTGGGTGGGCCCGACCTCCAAGGCCCCGTCGGCAGACGAGTCGTACGACGCCGCAGGCCGCGCCGCGATCCCCGGCTTCGTCGACTCCCACTCCCACCTCGTCTTCGCGGGCGACCGCACCCAGGAGTTCAACGCCCGCATGTCGGGCCGCGCGTACGAGGCGGGAGGCATCCGCACGACGGTGGCGGCGACGCGAGCGGCTACGGACGCCGCACTGGAGGCGAACCTCACCCACTACCTGGAAGAGGCCCTCCGCCAGGGCACGACCACGTTCGAGACGAAGTCGGGCTACGGCCTGAACACGGAGGACGAGTCCCGGGCCCTCCGCATCGCGGCGAAGCACACCGACGAGGTGACCTTCCTCGGCGCGCACATCGTCTCCCCGGACTACGCGGAGGACCCGGCGGCGTACGTGGACCTCGTCACCGGCGAGATGCTGGACGCCTGCGCCCCCCACGCCCGCTGGATCGACGTCTTCTGCGAGAAGGGCGCGTTCGACGGCGACCAGGCCCGCGCGATCCTGACGGCGGGCAAGGCGAAGGGCCTGCACCCGCGCATCCACGCGAACCAGCTGTCGTACGGTCCCGGGGTGCAGCTGGCCGTGGAACTGGACGCGGCATCGGCGGACCACTGCACGCACCTGACGGACGCGGACGTCGACGCGCTGGCGAACAGCTCGACGGTGGCAACCCTCCTCCCCGGTGCCGAGTTCTCGACCCGAGCCGAATGGCCCGACGCCCGCCGCCTCCTGGACGCGGGCGCCACCGTGGCCCTCTCCACGGACTGCAACCCCGGCTCGTCCTTCACGTCCTCCGTCCCCTTCTGCATCGCCCTGGCGGTGCGGGACATGGGCATGACCCCGGACGAGGCGATCTGGTCGGCGACGGCGGGCGGCGCGGCAGCCCTGCGCAGGACGGACGTGGGCCGGGTGACGGCAGGAGCGCGAGCGGACCTCGCCCTCCTGAACGCCCCGAGCCACGTCCACCTGGCGTACCGTCCGGGAGTCCCGCTGGTCGGCGAGGTGTGGCGCAAGGGCGTGCGGGTGGCATAA
- a CDS encoding SDR family NAD(P)-dependent oxidoreductase yields MNDMTNFSSAGLLDGKVALVTGAGRGIGAAAARLFAREGARVLLASRTEAQLKGVVEGIRDVGGVAEYVVCDLGDGDSVRRAVERAVEVYGRLDVAFNNGASGQPPGPMDELSEDDFDRVTGVNLKGTWLAMNAEVAAIRATSGRGAIVNTSSVGSLMANPALPAYAATKRAVNSLTASAAVTYGPESIRVNAIAPGTTLTEMLREWDDSSPGTIDHLNSQTPLGRAAEPDEVAQAAAWLLSDRASYVTGTVLRVDGGMWAA; encoded by the coding sequence ATGAACGACATGACGAATTTCAGCAGTGCCGGCCTGCTCGACGGCAAGGTCGCCCTCGTCACCGGCGCCGGGCGCGGCATCGGTGCCGCCGCCGCCCGGCTCTTCGCCCGGGAGGGCGCCCGGGTGCTCCTCGCCTCCCGTACCGAGGCGCAGTTGAAGGGCGTGGTCGAGGGGATACGGGACGTCGGGGGCGTCGCCGAGTACGTCGTGTGCGATCTCGGGGACGGCGACAGCGTGCGCCGTGCCGTCGAGCGGGCCGTCGAGGTGTACGGGCGGCTCGACGTCGCCTTCAACAACGGGGCGAGCGGGCAGCCGCCCGGGCCCATGGACGAGTTGTCGGAGGACGACTTCGATCGCGTGACCGGCGTCAACCTCAAGGGGACCTGGCTCGCCATGAACGCCGAGGTGGCCGCCATCCGCGCCACGTCGGGGCGCGGCGCCATCGTCAACACGTCCAGTGTCGGGAGCCTCATGGCCAACCCCGCGCTGCCCGCGTACGCGGCGACGAAGCGGGCGGTCAACAGCCTCACCGCGTCCGCCGCCGTCACGTACGGGCCCGAGAGCATCCGTGTCAACGCCATCGCGCCCGGCACCACGCTCACCGAGATGCTCCGTGAGTGGGACGACTCCTCCCCCGGCACCATCGACCACCTGAACTCCCAGACGCCGCTGGGGCGTGCCGCCGAGCCGGACGAGGTCGCTCAGGCCGCCGCCTGGCTGCTGAGCGACCGGGCCTCGTACGTCACCGGCACGGTGCTGCGGGTCGATGGGGGGATGTGGGCCGCCTGA
- a CDS encoding helix-turn-helix transcriptional regulator — MNRQERVRERERARERELADFLRGRRERITPADVGLPAGPRRRTPGLRREEVAQLAYISTEYYTRLEQARAPHPSREVLTQLARALRLSDPERDHLHHLAGVPPAPPSGPSREVRQSIVQLLDRLPEAAAVVLSATYEVIAWNNLAAALMEDFSLLPRRDRNLARRTFLGPCDPEHSLYGVSDTAEFSRTMAQHLRATAARYPDDPEVTSLVEELRTSSREFAALWATHEVATRPTLCKTFQHPTVGFVAVHCDVLDITDRDQRVFIYTAAPGSEEAMRLLSVIGTQRMDVPG, encoded by the coding sequence GTGAACCGACAAGAACGGGTACGAGAACGGGAACGCGCCCGCGAGCGGGAGCTGGCGGACTTCCTGCGCGGCAGGCGCGAACGCATCACGCCCGCCGACGTGGGCCTGCCCGCGGGCCCGCGCCGCCGCACGCCGGGCCTGCGCCGGGAGGAGGTGGCGCAGCTGGCGTACATCTCGACGGAGTACTACACGCGCCTGGAACAGGCCCGAGCCCCGCACCCGTCCCGCGAAGTCCTGACCCAACTGGCCCGCGCCCTGCGCCTGTCGGACCCGGAACGCGACCACCTCCACCACTTGGCAGGCGTCCCACCCGCCCCGCCTTCGGGCCCGTCGCGGGAGGTACGCCAGAGCATCGTCCAGCTCCTGGACCGACTCCCGGAGGCGGCGGCGGTGGTGCTGTCGGCGACGTACGAGGTCATAGCGTGGAACAACCTGGCGGCAGCCCTGATGGAGGACTTCTCCCTCCTGCCCCGCAGGGACCGCAACCTGGCCCGCCGCACGTTCCTGGGCCCGTGCGACCCGGAGCACTCCCTCTACGGGGTCTCCGACACGGCCGAGTTCTCCCGGACGATGGCCCAACATCTCCGCGCGACGGCGGCACGCTACCCGGACGACCCGGAGGTGACCTCGCTCGTGGAGGAACTCCGCACGTCCAGCCGCGAGTTCGCCGCCCTCTGGGCCACCCACGAGGTGGCGACCCGCCCCACCCTCTGCAAGACCTTCCAGCACCCCACGGTCGGCTTCGTCGCCGTGCACTGCGACGTCCTCGACATCACCGACCGCGACCAACGGGTCTTCATCTACACGGCGGCGCCGGGCTCGGAGGAGGCGATGCGGCTGTTGTCGGTGATCGGCACGCAGCGGATGGACGTGCCGGGTTGA
- a CDS encoding DUF6879 family protein, which translates to MTCPAELGALDESRKRNSVPVDRSDPVLLDGDTWQSYFRDFQRSAFRLEVHQTYTMPAEAETVRAFLAGAEKPRDFNASWHRTISDHAAAGRAMTRAKVVRRPLTPYSRYLFEWCVPGNVAAGEDYRIVDVTDRPNPGLPEQDFWLFDEATVVHMHYRPDGTQAGRELIRNPDLARYIAWRDLALAHAVPFERYTRDLS; encoded by the coding sequence ATGACCTGCCCCGCCGAGCTGGGGGCCCTGGACGAATCACGAAAGAGGAATTCCGTGCCCGTCGATCGCTCTGACCCCGTCCTGTTGGACGGCGATACGTGGCAGTCGTACTTCCGCGACTTCCAGCGTTCCGCCTTCCGGCTCGAAGTGCATCAGACGTACACCATGCCCGCCGAGGCCGAGACGGTCCGCGCGTTCCTCGCCGGGGCCGAGAAACCCCGCGACTTCAACGCGTCCTGGCACCGCACGATCAGTGATCACGCGGCGGCCGGGCGGGCCATGACGCGCGCGAAGGTCGTGCGCCGGCCCCTCACGCCGTACAGCCGGTATCTCTTCGAGTGGTGCGTTCCGGGAAATGTCGCGGCCGGGGAGGACTACCGGATCGTCGACGTGACGGACCGGCCGAACCCCGGACTCCCCGAACAGGACTTCTGGCTGTTCGACGAGGCGACGGTCGTGCATATGCATTACCGTCCCGACGGTACGCAGGCCGGTCGCGAGCTGATCCGGAATCCCGACCTGGCCAGGTATATCGCCTGGCGGGACCTCGCCTTGGCGCACGCCGTGCCTTTCGAGCGGTATACGCGTGACCTGAGCTGA
- a CDS encoding DUF397 domain-containing protein, which translates to MARNTDVFGAAQWRSSSYSNGSGGLCLEVADGFPGVVPVRDSKRTEGPTLVFPTMVWSLFVAAVADRRH; encoded by the coding sequence ATGGCACGCAACACAGACGTTTTCGGCGCCGCCCAGTGGCGAAGCAGCAGCTACAGCAACGGATCCGGCGGCCTCTGTCTGGAGGTCGCCGACGGCTTCCCCGGCGTGGTCCCCGTCCGGGACTCCAAGCGGACGGAGGGCCCCACCCTCGTATTTCCGACGATGGTGTGGTCCCTCTTCGTCGCCGCCGTCGCGGACCGGCGGCACTGA
- a CDS encoding protein-L-isoaspartate O-methyltransferase family protein: protein MDYRAVARRELDVMGAFRSPWLRAAFDAVDREAFAPDAFWGYDTDDHGRQLVIDRAVDEDAWRRAVWSTHRSLITQMDDGVTAEQGPYKGDFTSSLSALDIVFEKLNQLALEPGHNVLHIGTASGYDSALLSEGVGIGCGNLTTVELDPVLAGGGAKNLRGAGYTPTTVCGDGLEGWVPTAPYDRVVSTAAVRSIPRPWREQCNDGAVILAPFNTLYARGGLLRLRVHGSTASGRFVGGAWYMWVRSHRPVHRLAPPIDSRKEASPIDPEEILGRGWDQDFVMGLYVPDVSLSHRGEGEDKQVQLWDEKGTSVAIVDYDEWWRTGAVTVYGHRNLWRELVSAYSAWRIAGQPHYTRFGLTCDEEGKHFWLDRSAARLHVGHGVPTRSSSS, encoded by the coding sequence ATGGACTACCGGGCAGTCGCTCGCCGGGAGCTCGACGTCATGGGGGCCTTCCGGTCCCCGTGGCTTCGGGCGGCCTTCGATGCCGTGGACCGCGAGGCCTTCGCCCCTGACGCGTTCTGGGGGTACGACACGGACGACCACGGCCGGCAGCTGGTGATCGACAGGGCGGTCGACGAGGACGCGTGGCGCCGGGCCGTGTGGAGTACCCATCGCTCACTCATCACGCAGATGGATGACGGTGTCACGGCGGAACAAGGGCCGTACAAGGGAGACTTCACGTCTTCGCTCTCCGCACTGGACATCGTCTTCGAGAAGCTGAACCAACTCGCGCTCGAGCCAGGCCACAACGTGCTGCACATCGGCACCGCATCAGGCTACGACTCCGCTCTGCTCAGCGAAGGCGTGGGGATCGGCTGCGGGAACCTGACCACGGTCGAGCTGGATCCCGTCTTGGCCGGGGGTGGCGCCAAGAACCTGCGAGGGGCCGGGTACACACCCACGACCGTCTGCGGCGACGGCCTGGAAGGGTGGGTGCCGACCGCGCCCTACGACCGGGTCGTCTCGACAGCGGCGGTACGGAGCATTCCCCGCCCATGGCGCGAGCAGTGCAACGACGGCGCGGTCATCCTGGCGCCCTTCAACACGCTCTACGCCCGTGGAGGGCTTCTGAGGTTGCGGGTTCATGGAAGCACCGCGTCGGGCCGGTTCGTCGGCGGGGCCTGGTACATGTGGGTACGCAGTCATCGCCCCGTCCATCGGCTCGCTCCGCCCATCGACAGCCGGAAGGAGGCCTCGCCCATCGACCCCGAGGAGATCCTGGGCCGGGGATGGGATCAGGACTTCGTGATGGGGCTGTACGTGCCGGATGTGTCCCTCTCCCACCGCGGGGAGGGAGAGGACAAGCAGGTGCAGCTCTGGGACGAGAAGGGGACATCGGTCGCGATCGTCGACTATGACGAGTGGTGGCGGACGGGTGCGGTGACCGTCTACGGGCACCGCAACCTCTGGCGCGAGCTGGTCAGCGCGTACAGCGCGTGGCGCATCGCCGGGCAGCCGCACTACACGCGCTTCGGGCTCACCTGCGATGAGGAGGGCAAGCACTTCTGGCTGGACCGATCGGCAGCACGACTGCATGTCGGCCACGGCGTTCCCACCCGGAGCAGCAGTTCCTGA
- a CDS encoding DUF5753 domain-containing protein: MIDPAEQVLMRPTPEGSAKTWDELHQEGMGPTQQAFLDLVRETKETKHYCPDVIWGNLQTPEYVRAMLTLVVDFLDTPRDIEAGVEARTARAELFGKDGRTYKTLLGEQALRCNIGGSSVMRGQLNRLLESFALPGVTLGIIPSRAQLHVFPGNSFGIFDGQRVEVELFGEAPTLTDDAQVRIYEKAFGLLERSAVYGEDAQALVRTELAALGP; this comes from the coding sequence GTGATCGATCCAGCGGAGCAGGTACTCATGAGACCAACGCCGGAAGGCAGTGCGAAAACCTGGGATGAGCTTCATCAGGAAGGTATGGGGCCGACTCAGCAAGCGTTCTTGGACTTGGTCAGGGAGACCAAGGAAACCAAGCACTATTGCCCCGACGTGATCTGGGGAAACCTTCAAACCCCTGAGTACGTGAGAGCGATGTTGACCCTCGTCGTCGATTTCCTCGACACGCCGCGGGACATCGAGGCGGGCGTCGAGGCCCGCACGGCACGCGCCGAGCTGTTCGGCAAGGACGGGCGGACGTACAAGACACTGCTGGGCGAGCAGGCCCTTCGCTGCAACATCGGCGGCAGCAGTGTGATGCGCGGACAACTCAACCGACTTCTGGAGTCGTTCGCGCTTCCCGGCGTGACGCTCGGGATCATCCCCAGTCGCGCTCAGCTCCACGTGTTTCCCGGCAACAGCTTCGGGATCTTCGACGGGCAGCGCGTAGAGGTCGAACTGTTCGGGGAAGCCCCGACACTCACCGACGACGCCCAAGTCCGGATCTACGAGAAGGCCTTCGGTCTTCTGGAGCGATCGGCGGTCTATGGGGAGGACGCACAGGCGCTGGTGCGCACCGAACTGGCGGCGTTGGGCCCGTAG
- a CDS encoding VOC family protein translates to MLRLTDFIIDCPDAMKLAAFYSEVTGVPVKEDSNEHWAGIALGDIELAFTPVEDYRAPRWPDSAHPKQFHLDFEVDDIEAEQSRVLALGATLKQDMVGTNGYGFRVYADPVGHPFCLCRNKGVVWTEQGRPVWPKSD, encoded by the coding sequence ATGCTACGACTCACTGACTTCATCATCGACTGCCCGGACGCGATGAAGCTGGCAGCGTTCTACTCCGAGGTGACGGGGGTGCCGGTCAAGGAGGACAGCAACGAGCACTGGGCCGGTATCGCGCTCGGCGACATCGAGCTGGCCTTCACCCCGGTGGAGGACTACCGCGCCCCGCGGTGGCCCGACAGCGCGCACCCGAAGCAGTTCCACCTCGACTTCGAAGTAGACGACATCGAGGCCGAACAGAGCCGTGTCCTGGCCCTCGGCGCGACCCTGAAGCAGGACATGGTCGGCACCAACGGCTACGGCTTCCGCGTCTACGCCGACCCCGTCGGCCACCCCTTCTGCCTCTGCCGCAACAAGGGTGTCGTCTGGACCGAGCAGGGCCGCCCCGTCTGGCCCAAGAGCGACTAG
- a CDS encoding DUF397 domain-containing protein, which yields MASHEIDLSTAVWRRSSYSNGTGGECVEVAHGLAGLVPVRDSKLTAGPTLVFPATAWAPFVTAIARHEPDRT from the coding sequence ATGGCAAGCCACGAGATTGACCTGAGCACGGCTGTCTGGCGAAGGAGCAGTTACAGCAACGGCACTGGCGGCGAGTGCGTCGAGGTCGCCCACGGCCTCGCCGGTCTCGTCCCCGTCCGCGACTCCAAGCTGACGGCCGGCCCCACCCTCGTGTTCCCGGCGACCGCGTGGGCCCCGTTCGTCACAGCGATCGCGCGGCACGAACCGGACCGCACCTAG
- a CDS encoding helix-turn-helix domain-containing protein — MPPRKDPDASASVPAFYGAELRFKREAAGLTLEGLAEGSFRAVSFLSQIERGERRMPCDLAQHVDAKLRTDGFFQRRCEDARKARQGGHAEYFADVAEMERFAESIEDWAPMLVPGLLQTPAYAHTIVRAAMPRASNREVAEKVDARMERAALFGQENAPDFWAILDESVIRRRVLASHLMAELLEHIAEVVRATRSIVQIVPETAAAHPFMMGMTRTMTFSDAPPVVYTESLHSGQLIDYPPLVNQYRRSYDLLRAVALPPEATLAMVEDAAEDYRNGKPRD; from the coding sequence GTGCCTCCTCGTAAGGATCCCGACGCGTCGGCGAGCGTCCCGGCCTTCTACGGCGCGGAGTTGCGTTTCAAGAGGGAGGCGGCGGGCCTCACGTTGGAAGGCCTGGCCGAGGGCAGCTTCCGGGCAGTCTCCTTCCTCAGCCAGATCGAGCGCGGCGAGCGACGCATGCCGTGCGACCTGGCCCAGCACGTCGACGCCAAGCTCCGGACGGACGGCTTTTTCCAACGCCGTTGTGAAGACGCGCGCAAGGCCCGCCAGGGCGGGCACGCCGAGTACTTCGCGGATGTGGCGGAGATGGAGCGGTTCGCGGAGTCCATCGAGGACTGGGCGCCCATGCTGGTTCCAGGCTTGTTGCAGACACCTGCATACGCCCACACGATCGTGCGGGCGGCGATGCCCCGCGCCTCGAACCGTGAGGTCGCGGAAAAGGTGGACGCCAGGATGGAGCGAGCAGCCCTCTTCGGCCAGGAGAACGCGCCGGATTTCTGGGCGATCCTGGATGAGTCGGTGATCCGACGACGGGTCCTCGCGTCACATCTGATGGCCGAACTTCTCGAGCACATCGCCGAGGTGGTCAGGGCCACGCGGTCCATTGTGCAGATCGTTCCGGAAACCGCCGCCGCGCACCCGTTCATGATGGGCATGACTAGGACCATGACCTTCTCGGACGCACCCCCGGTCGTGTACACCGAGAGTCTGCACAGCGGCCAACTCATCGACTATCCACCGCTCGTGAACCAGTACCGGCGGTCGTACGATCTGCTCAGGGCCGTCGCACTGCCGCCTGAGGCGACCCTGGCCATGGTCGAGGATGCGGCTGAGGACTATCGGAATGGCAAGCCACGAGATTGA
- a CDS encoding ATP-binding protein yields the protein MQEPPPTTPAFELSLLAVPKAVPEIRRTLSEHPCGSPHPDVQLCVSELLSNVIRHLGEGTPVTVRLTTARDRIRVAVTDPDPRAWPLLRSAGRDDETGRGLALLDAVSLRWGVEQGADSKTVWCELGEG from the coding sequence ATGCAAGAGCCACCCCCCACCACCCCCGCCTTCGAACTCTCCCTACTGGCCGTCCCCAAAGCCGTCCCCGAGATCCGCCGCACCCTGAGCGAGCACCCCTGCGGCAGCCCCCACCCCGACGTGCAACTCTGCGTCAGCGAGCTCCTCAGCAACGTGATCCGGCACCTCGGTGAGGGAACGCCCGTCACCGTCCGCCTCACCACCGCCCGCGACCGCATCCGCGTGGCCGTCACCGACCCGGACCCCCGCGCCTGGCCGCTCCTGCGCAGCGCGGGCCGCGACGACGAGACGGGGAGAGGGCTTGCCCTCCTCGACGCCGTCTCGCTGCGGTGGGGCGTGGAACAGGGAGCCGACAGCAAGACCGTCTGGTGCGAACTGGGGGAGGGGTAG
- a CDS encoding aspartate/glutamate racemase family protein translates to MKTIGLIGGMSWESSAEYYRLLDALVRERLGGLHSARCVLYSVDFAEIERLQVAGEWERAGDVLAAAGKGVEAAGADLVLICTNTMHKVADQVQAALSVPLLHLGDATAEAVRRAGITRVGLLGTAFTMEQDFYRDRLAAHGLDVLVPDEAGRGLVHRVIYQELCLGVVREESRAAYQEVIHSLIDRGAQGVILGCTEIELLIGQGHSPVPVFPTTRLHAEAAVDAALVTSG, encoded by the coding sequence ATGAAGACCATCGGCCTCATCGGCGGCATGAGCTGGGAGTCCAGCGCCGAGTACTACCGGCTCCTGGACGCACTCGTACGGGAGCGGCTCGGCGGGCTGCACTCCGCACGCTGCGTGCTGTACTCCGTCGACTTCGCCGAGATCGAGCGGCTGCAAGTCGCGGGGGAGTGGGAGCGGGCCGGGGACGTGCTCGCCGCTGCCGGCAAGGGAGTCGAGGCCGCGGGCGCCGACCTCGTGCTCATCTGCACCAACACCATGCACAAGGTCGCCGACCAGGTGCAGGCCGCGCTCTCCGTGCCGCTGCTGCACCTCGGGGACGCCACCGCCGAGGCCGTACGCCGGGCGGGGATCACCCGCGTCGGGCTGCTCGGGACCGCGTTCACCATGGAGCAGGACTTCTACCGGGATCGCCTTGCCGCGCACGGGCTGGACGTCCTCGTGCCTGACGAGGCCGGCCGGGGCCTCGTCCACCGCGTCATCTACCAAGAGCTGTGCCTCGGCGTCGTACGGGAGGAGTCGCGTGCCGCGTACCAGGAGGTCATCCACAGCCTGATCGACAGAGGTGCGCAGGGCGTCATCCTCGGGTGCACCGAGATCGAGCTGCTCATCGGGCAGGGGCACAGTCCCGTGCCCGTGTTCCCCACCACCCGGCTCCACGCCGAAGCCGCGGTCGACGCGGCGCTCGTCACCAGCGGGTGA
- a CDS encoding RNA polymerase sigma factor SigF gives MSPRLDESHTDQATSTLPPHRSATEIPAPAHEPVPAQGAHEIAEDTYEGLDGLPEIPPYDEVAPLDARALSKTLFERLESLEEGTHEYAYVRNTLVELNLALVKFAASRFRSRSEPMEDIIQVGTIGLIKAIDRFELSRGVEFPTFAMPTIVGEIKRFFRDTSWSVRVPRRLQELRLDLAKAGDELAQQFDRAPTVGELAERLGISNEEVVEGMAASNAYTASSLDAQPEEDDSEGALADRIGYEDHGLEGIEYVESLKPLIAELPPRDRKILSLRFVANMTQSEIGEELGISQMHVSRLLSRTLVKLRKGLTVEE, from the coding sequence ATGTCACCCCGGCTCGACGAATCGCATACTGACCAGGCGACGTCGACACTCCCGCCGCACCGCTCCGCCACCGAGATCCCGGCCCCCGCCCACGAGCCCGTCCCGGCTCAGGGTGCCCACGAAATCGCCGAGGACACCTACGAAGGTCTCGACGGTCTCCCCGAGATCCCGCCGTACGACGAGGTGGCGCCGCTGGACGCGAGGGCCCTGTCCAAGACCCTCTTCGAGCGCCTCGAATCCCTCGAAGAAGGCACGCACGAATACGCGTACGTCCGCAACACCCTGGTCGAACTGAACCTCGCCCTGGTGAAGTTCGCCGCCTCCCGGTTCCGCTCCCGCAGCGAGCCGATGGAGGACATCATCCAGGTCGGCACGATCGGCCTCATCAAGGCGATCGACCGCTTCGAACTCAGCCGCGGCGTCGAGTTCCCCACCTTCGCGATGCCGACGATCGTCGGCGAGATCAAGCGCTTCTTCCGCGACACCAGCTGGTCGGTGCGCGTCCCGCGCCGCCTCCAGGAACTCCGACTGGACCTCGCCAAGGCGGGCGACGAACTCGCCCAGCAGTTCGATCGCGCCCCCACGGTGGGCGAGCTCGCCGAGCGCCTGGGCATCTCCAACGAAGAGGTCGTCGAGGGGATGGCCGCGTCCAACGCCTACACGGCGAGCTCCCTGGACGCGCAGCCCGAGGAGGACGACTCCGAAGGCGCGCTCGCCGACCGCATCGGGTACGAGGACCACGGCCTGGAGGGCATCGAGTACGTCGAGTCCCTCAAGCCCCTCATAGCCGAACTCCCCCCGCGGGACCGCAAGATCCTCTCCCTCCGCTTCGTCGCGAACATGACGCAGTCGGAGATCGGCGAGGAGCTCGGCATCTCGCAGATGCACGTTTCGCGACTGTTGTCGCGCACTCTCGTCAAGCTCCGCAAGGGACTGACGGTCGAGGAGTGA